The following nucleotide sequence is from Deltaproteobacteria bacterium.
CAGTTTTTCTTCAAATATTCGGATGCCCCCCTGCTGGTGGTGAACACCTCCGGGCTTGATTTTGTGAAAAATCCAAAGGACTATGAAACCCTGAAGAAAGAATTGTATCATATGGTGAAGGGGGGAAAGGAGAAGCATTATGTCACAATCGACAGCCGCTGAAAAAATCACCGTTCCAAAGCTCTTCAAGATGCGCCAGAACGGCGAGAAGATCACGATGATCACCGCCTACGATTTCACCATGGCAAGGCTGGCCGACGAGGCGGGGGCCGACATGATTCTTGTCGGCGATTCGCTGGGGATGGTGATTCAGGGGGAAAGAGACACCCTTGGCGTTTCCATCGAAGACCTGATCTACCACACCGGCTGTGTGGCGCGCGGCGTTTCCCGGGCGCATGTGATGGCGGATATGCCTTTCATGTCGTATCAGGTCTGCCACGAAGAGGGGGTGAAGAATGCGGGGCTTCTCCTCAAGGCCGGGGCGGAGTCGGTGAAGATAGAAGGGGGGGAAGAGATGGCCGATTTTGTCTGGTATATGAACAAGATCGGCATCCCCGTGATGGCGCATGTCGGCCTGAAACCGCAGTCGATCCATGTCATGGGAGGCTACAAGGTGCAGGGCAAGACCCGGAAAGAGGCGGAGATTATTATCGAAGACGCGAAAATCATGGAGGAGGCGGGGGCCTTTTCGCTTTTGCTGGAGGGAATCCCGCTTGAGGTCGCGGAGCAGGTCACCCGGTCGGTTCAAATCCCCACCATCGGCATCGGCTCGGGGCCTCATTGCAACGGGCAGGTTCTGGTCTGCACCGATATCCTTGGCGCCAACCCCGATTTCAAACCCCGCTTTGTGAAGCGTTATGCGGATTTTCACGAAATAGCAACGAGGGCCTTTTCGGAATATATTGCCGAGGTCAAGAGCGGGGCCTTTCCCGGCGAGGAGCATAGCGTCCATCGCGACCTGGTGGCGGTGAAGGCGGAAGAGAAAAAGTAGCGGTGGTGGAAAAGTTCTTTCAGTCGCGGAAGACATTCCGCGATTTCTTGAAAACTCGCGGTCTATTTAATCGCCACTTCAGTTGTTGATTGTTTTTTAGTTTGTTCCGGTTGGCGATATGTATTGTGGTGCGCTCAAACAGTTCAAGAAATCTTCCATGTCTCCCGCGACTGAAAGAACGCTATGCAGATCGTTACCTCTCCCAACCAAATCCAAAAAATCTGTCTCTCGCTCAAACGGCGGGGAAAAACCATCGCAGTGGTTCCCACCATGGGCTGTCTGCATGAGGGGCATGTGACTCTTTTGAAAG
It contains:
- the panB gene encoding 3-methyl-2-oxobutanoate hydroxymethyltransferase codes for the protein MSQSTAAEKITVPKLFKMRQNGEKITMITAYDFTMARLADEAGADMILVGDSLGMVIQGERDTLGVSIEDLIYHTGCVARGVSRAHVMADMPFMSYQVCHEEGVKNAGLLLKAGAESVKIEGGEEMADFVWYMNKIGIPVMAHVGLKPQSIHVMGGYKVQGKTRKEAEIIIEDAKIMEEAGAFSLLLEGIPLEVAEQVTRSVQIPTIGIGSGPHCNGQVLVCTDILGANPDFKPRFVKRYADFHEIATRAFSEYIAEVKSGAFPGEEHSVHRDLVAVKAEEKK